In Mercurialis annua linkage group LG5, ddMerAnnu1.2, whole genome shotgun sequence, a single genomic region encodes these proteins:
- the LOC126681848 gene encoding uncharacterized protein LOC126681848, with amino-acid sequence MNTGVTGADKTDAPPTIAVPTGVVLPTLMAAERIFTVLDMHDVASALTEAKPLRTAVKESETWLYANKEAKQIWESMISKYTVEDVGKQKFVIGNFYKWTMAEDKEVIAQINEYHKLLEDLKGESITLPEEFVAEILIEKLSQSWNDYKQNLKHKHKQLTLQELITHIIIEETNRKEIKAARNKALTAREKVVQIKGNFKRNWVVDSGATRHICASRDTFSSYKPVGDVEEHVFLGDSRTTPVLGKGKVLLKLTSGKTLALNEVLHVQNIRANLLSVALMGKGGVKVSFEFD; translated from the exons ATGAATACGGGTGTTACTGGTGCTGACAAGACCGACGCTCCACCTACGATCGCCGTTCCTACTGGTGTCGTTCTGCCGACCTTAATGGCTGCC GAGCGAATCTTTACTGTTCTCGACATGCACGACGTTGCCTCTGCATTAACCGAGGCAAAACCACTTCGTACTGCTGTCAAGGAATCTGAAACATGGCTTTATGCCAATAAG GAAGCAAAACAGATATGGGAATCCATGATCAGCAAGTACACGGTTGAGGATGTTGGCAAACAGAAGTTTGTAATtggaaacttttacaaatggaCGATGGCCGAGGACAAGGAAGTGATTGCTCAGATTAATGAATACCACAAACTGCTAGAGGATCTTAAAGGCGAATCGATTACACTCCCTGAGGAATTCGTTGCTGAAATTTTGATTGAGAAACTGTCTCAATCATGGAATGACTATAAGCAGAATCTGAAACATAAGCACAAACAGCTTACTTTGCAGGAACTGATAACCCACATCATCATTGAGGAGACGAACCGAAAGGAGATTAAAGCTGCCCGAAATAAGGCACTAACAGCAAGGGAAAAAGTGGTGCAAATCAAGGGGAACTTCAAGAG AAACTGGGTGGTAGACTCTGGTGCTACTAGGCATATCTGTGCAAGCAGAGATACTTTTTCCTCCTACAAACCAGTAGGGGATGTAGAAGAACATGTGTTCCTTGGTGATTCCCGAACAACCCCTGTTCTTGGAAAAGGAAAGGTTCTTCTCAAACTCACATCAGGGAAGACATTGGCTCTGAATGAAGTACTTCATGTACAAAATATTAGGGCTAATTTGTTGTCTGTTGCACTAATGGGTAAGGGTGGAGTTAAGGTGTCATTTGAGTTTGACTAG